In a genomic window of bacterium:
- the treS gene encoding maltose alpha-D-glucosyltransferase: MPSTSRRPAPRKRPAPSAADPLWYKDAVIYELRVGAFQDSDADGIGDFRGLTTRLDYLRDLGVTALWLLPFYPSPLRDDGYDIADYTSVHPDFGTLEDFKIFLREAHRRGLRVVTELVINHTSDQHAWFQRARHAPPGSAHRDFYVWSDTPERWQDARVIFKDFEPSNWTWDPVAKAYYWHRFYAHQPDLNFDSPAVRRAVLVALDFWLDLGVDGMRLDAIPYLVEREGTNCENLPETHAVLRDLRRHVDRKYGGRMLLAEANQWPEDAVAYFGAGDECHMCFHFPVMPRLFMSLHMEDRFPIIDILQQTPAIPDTCQWALFLRNHDELTLEMVTDEERDYMYRVYAFDARARINLGIRRRLAPLLGNDRKRMELMNALLFSLPGTPVLYYGDEIGMGDNIYLGDRNGVRTPMQWSADRNAGFSRANPQKLHLPIIIDPAYHYESVNVEAQQENLHSLLLWMRRLIGLRRRHQAFSRGTIEFLQPSNPRVLVLLRQFEGETILVVANLSRFVQYVELDLAKYAGAVPIELFGQHAFPRIGELPYLLTLGPHAFYWFGLVPDTRPAAVAAPGGPPRPAIHVSGDWTALLRGEERPALEAALAMVLPSQRWYGAKSSGVKAVALVDAIPVPNGDVGTWIVVARVTPVQGDPALYALPLVFATGDRAAKLRHDRPARVLVDLEVDAGGERSAGVCVDAADDPAVDRLLLDLIARRRKLQGQVGRLVGSTTRQFGALRGDPATLPPPTALGAEQSNTSVRFGDRLMLKLFRRLSDGSNPELEVGRYLTEQARFPNVAPLAGAIEYRRPKGEPITLAVVQGWVPNEGDLWKSTLDQVEHFLETALLRAEAAEAVPVPAAGTVALADEDPPALVMELLGAYLEVARALGFRLAALHQALGRRTDDPAFAPEPYGLLYQRSLYQSLRNLVGQVFRKLGDRLATLPPAAAEAAGRLLATDGKVLEICRGIVGRGLGGQRIRCHGDLHLGQVLRSGTDFVFIDFEGEPARPLGERRLKRSPLRDVAGMLRSFDYAVHGALDSLRTRGILKPGDVPRLERWGAFWSRWVSSAFLRAYLHDMGASPLLPRTRDDRRLLLDVLTMEKVVYELGYELDNRPGWVGIPLRGVLDLLDQAG; this comes from the coding sequence ATGCCGTCCACCTCCCGCCGCCCTGCACCGCGGAAGCGCCCGGCCCCTTCGGCCGCCGATCCGCTCTGGTACAAAGACGCGGTCATCTACGAGCTGCGCGTCGGCGCCTTCCAGGACAGCGACGCCGACGGCATCGGCGACTTCCGCGGTCTCACCACACGGCTCGACTACCTGCGCGACCTCGGCGTCACGGCGCTGTGGCTGCTGCCGTTCTACCCGTCGCCGCTGCGCGACGACGGCTACGACATCGCCGACTACACCTCGGTGCACCCCGATTTCGGTACGCTCGAGGACTTCAAGATCTTCCTGCGCGAGGCGCACCGGCGCGGCCTGCGCGTGGTCACCGAGCTGGTCATCAACCACACGTCGGACCAGCACGCCTGGTTCCAGCGCGCGCGGCACGCGCCGCCGGGGAGCGCGCACCGTGACTTCTACGTGTGGAGCGACACGCCCGAGCGCTGGCAGGACGCGCGCGTCATCTTCAAGGACTTCGAGCCCTCGAACTGGACCTGGGACCCGGTCGCGAAGGCCTACTACTGGCATCGCTTCTACGCGCACCAGCCCGATCTCAACTTCGACAGTCCCGCGGTGCGTCGCGCCGTGCTCGTCGCGCTCGATTTCTGGCTCGACCTGGGCGTCGACGGCATGCGGCTCGACGCGATTCCGTACCTCGTCGAGCGCGAGGGGACGAACTGCGAGAACCTGCCCGAGACGCACGCGGTCCTGCGCGACCTGCGCCGCCACGTCGACCGCAAGTACGGCGGCCGCATGCTGCTCGCCGAGGCGAACCAGTGGCCCGAGGACGCCGTCGCCTACTTCGGCGCCGGCGACGAATGTCACATGTGCTTCCACTTCCCGGTCATGCCGCGGCTCTTCATGAGCCTGCACATGGAGGACCGCTTCCCGATCATCGACATCCTCCAGCAGACGCCCGCGATCCCGGATACGTGCCAGTGGGCGCTCTTCCTGCGCAACCACGACGAGCTGACGCTCGAGATGGTGACCGACGAGGAGCGCGACTACATGTACCGCGTCTACGCGTTCGACGCGCGCGCCCGCATCAACCTCGGCATCCGGCGCCGCCTCGCGCCGCTCCTCGGCAACGACCGCAAGCGCATGGAGCTGATGAACGCGCTGCTCTTCTCGCTACCGGGGACGCCCGTCCTCTACTACGGCGACGAGATCGGCATGGGCGACAACATCTACCTCGGCGACCGCAACGGCGTGCGGACGCCGATGCAGTGGAGCGCCGACCGCAACGCGGGCTTCTCGCGCGCCAACCCGCAGAAGCTGCACCTGCCGATCATCATCGATCCCGCCTACCACTACGAGAGCGTCAACGTGGAGGCGCAGCAGGAGAACCTGCACTCGCTCCTCCTGTGGATGCGGCGCCTCATCGGCCTGCGCCGGCGGCACCAGGCGTTCAGCCGCGGCACGATCGAGTTCCTCCAGCCGAGCAACCCGCGCGTGCTCGTCCTGCTGCGGCAGTTCGAGGGTGAGACGATCCTCGTGGTCGCGAACCTGTCGCGCTTCGTGCAGTACGTCGAGCTCGATCTCGCGAAGTACGCCGGCGCGGTGCCGATCGAGCTGTTCGGCCAGCATGCGTTCCCACGCATCGGCGAGCTGCCGTATCTCCTGACGCTCGGGCCGCACGCGTTCTACTGGTTCGGGCTGGTGCCCGACACGCGGCCGGCCGCCGTGGCCGCGCCGGGCGGCCCGCCGCGGCCGGCGATCCACGTGAGCGGCGACTGGACGGCGCTGCTGCGGGGCGAGGAGCGTCCGGCGCTCGAGGCGGCGCTCGCGATGGTGCTGCCGTCGCAGCGCTGGTACGGCGCGAAGAGCAGCGGCGTGAAGGCGGTCGCGCTCGTCGACGCGATCCCGGTGCCGAACGGCGACGTGGGCACCTGGATCGTCGTCGCCCGGGTGACGCCCGTGCAGGGCGACCCGGCGCTCTATGCGCTGCCGCTCGTCTTCGCCACCGGCGATCGCGCCGCCAAGCTGCGCCACGACCGGCCCGCGCGGGTGCTCGTCGACCTCGAGGTCGACGCCGGCGGCGAGCGGAGCGCGGGCGTGTGCGTCGACGCCGCCGACGATCCCGCCGTCGACCGCCTGCTGCTCGATCTGATCGCGCGCCGGCGCAAGCTGCAGGGGCAGGTGGGGAGGCTCGTGGGCTCGACCACGCGCCAGTTCGGGGCGTTGCGCGGCGATCCCGCGACGCTGCCGCCGCCCACCGCGCTCGGTGCGGAGCAGAGCAACACCTCGGTGCGCTTCGGCGACCGGCTCATGCTGAAGCTGTTCCGCCGCTTGTCGGACGGCAGCAACCCGGAGCTCGAGGTGGGTCGCTACCTCACGGAGCAGGCGCGGTTCCCGAACGTCGCGCCGCTCGCCGGCGCCATCGAGTATCGTCGGCCCAAGGGCGAGCCGATCACGCTGGCCGTGGTGCAGGGCTGGGTGCCGAACGAGGGCGATCTCTGGAAGTCCACCCTCGATCAGGTCGAGCACTTCCTCGAGACGGCGCTGCTGCGGGCCGAGGCGGCCGAGGCGGTGCCCGTGCCTGCGGCGGGCACCGTCGCGCTCGCCGACGAGGATCCGCCGGCGCTCGTGATGGAGCTGCTCGGCGCCTACCTCGAGGTGGCGCGCGCGCTCGGCTTCCGCCTGGCGGCGCTCCATCAGGCGCTCGGCCGCAGGACCGACGACCCGGCCTTCGCGCCCGAGCCGTACGGCCTGCTCTACCAGCGCAGCCTCTACCAGTCGCTGCGCAACCTCGTCGGGCAGGTGTTCCGCAAGCTGGGCGACCGCCTGGCGACGCTGCCGCCGGCGGCGGCCGAGGCGGCGGGACGGCTGCTCGCGACGGACGGGAAGGTGCTCGAGATCTGCCGCGGCATCGTCGGCCGCGGTCTGGGCGGCCAGCGCATCCGCTGCCACGGCGACCTCCACCTGGGCCAGGTGCTGCGCTCGGGCACCGACTTCGTCTTCATCGACTTCGAGGGCGAGCCGGCGCGACCGCTGGGCGAACGCCGGCTGAAGCGCTCGCCGCTCCGCGACGTCGCCGGGATGCTGCGCTCGTTCGACTACGCGGTCCACGGCGCCCTCGACAGCCTGCGGACCCGGGGCATCCTGAAGCCCGGCGACGTTCCCCGCCTGGAGCGCTGGGGCGCCTTCTGGTCGCGCTGGGTGAGCTCGGCCTTCCTGCGCGCCTACCTGCACGACATGGGCGCCTCGCCGCTCCTGCCGCGCACCCGCGACGACCGGCGTCTCCTCCTCGACGTCCTGACGATGGAGAAGGTCGTCTACGAGCTGGGCTACGAGCTCGACAACCGGCCGGGGTGGGTCGGCATCCCGCTGCGCGGCGTCCTCGACCTGCTCGACCAGGCCGGGTGA
- a CDS encoding antibiotic biosynthesis monooxygenase, protein MVVVTNRIPVAKGHEIDFEDRFRKRVHLVDQAPGFVRNEVHRPKPVRFGHEQGGWIDDPDAQGFYEVKTWWRTFEDFVAWTQSPAFAEAHSSRPPKEMFAGPNVLEVHELLTSTDLDLG, encoded by the coding sequence ATGGTGGTCGTGACGAACCGCATCCCGGTGGCGAAGGGGCACGAGATCGACTTCGAGGATCGCTTCCGCAAGCGGGTCCACCTGGTCGACCAGGCCCCGGGCTTCGTGCGCAACGAGGTGCATCGGCCGAAGCCGGTGCGCTTCGGCCACGAGCAGGGCGGCTGGATCGACGACCCGGACGCGCAGGGCTTCTACGAGGTGAAGACGTGGTGGCGGACGTTCGAGGACTTCGTCGCCTGGACGCAGAGCCCCGCCTTCGCCGAGGCGCACTCGAGCCGACCGCCGAAGGAGATGTTCGCAGGGCCGAACGTGCTGGAGGTGCACGAGCTCCTCACGAGCACGGACCTCGACCTCGGCTGA
- a CDS encoding WYL domain-containing protein — protein sequence MLGLTERPRGWSWADVERELGVGERTLARYVKMLRAALVDRDGESLVAVVARGDRRFLRLRDQGQPPSSNAYQALSFYFASSVLQFLDGTILKDDMAALWSRFYALLPPDVRRRLGHLEHKFYTVPYLVKDYAGCDEVIGEVLKCLVDQRTMRVEYASPWRDDEDAATPHLVDPYTLALYRGGLYVLGRSHKHRKLIYLAVERLRAVERLPATFAYPPGYSPERHTEGTFGIVEGPETRVELLIHSPEGAALLKARRIHRTQRFVARADGTTLLTMTVRGTAELANWILSLGPHVEVLAPATLRAEVGAALRRGAARYRARR from the coding sequence GTGCTCGGGCTGACGGAGCGGCCGCGCGGCTGGAGCTGGGCAGACGTCGAGCGCGAGCTCGGCGTCGGCGAGCGCACGCTCGCCCGCTACGTGAAGATGCTGCGGGCGGCGCTCGTCGACCGCGACGGCGAGTCGCTCGTCGCGGTGGTCGCGCGCGGCGATCGGCGCTTCCTGCGCCTGCGCGACCAGGGGCAGCCGCCGAGCTCCAACGCCTACCAGGCGCTCAGCTTCTACTTCGCGTCGAGCGTCCTGCAGTTCCTCGACGGGACGATCCTGAAGGACGACATGGCCGCGCTGTGGAGCCGCTTCTACGCGCTGCTGCCGCCCGACGTCCGCCGCCGGCTCGGGCACCTCGAGCACAAGTTCTACACCGTACCCTACCTGGTGAAGGACTACGCGGGCTGCGACGAGGTCATCGGCGAGGTCCTCAAGTGTCTCGTCGACCAGCGCACCATGCGCGTCGAGTACGCGAGCCCGTGGCGCGACGACGAGGACGCCGCCACGCCGCATCTCGTCGACCCGTACACGTTGGCGCTGTACCGCGGCGGGCTCTACGTGCTCGGGCGCAGCCACAAGCACCGTAAGCTCATCTACCTCGCGGTCGAGCGTCTGCGCGCGGTGGAGCGCCTGCCGGCGACGTTCGCCTACCCGCCGGGCTACTCGCCCGAGCGGCACACCGAGGGCACCTTCGGCATCGTCGAGGGACCCGAGACGCGGGTGGAGCTGCTGATCCACAGTCCCGAAGGCGCGGCCCTCCTGAAGGCCCGGCGCATCCACCGCACGCAGCGCTTCGTCGCGCGAGCGGACGGCACGACGCTCCTCACCATGACGGTGCGGGGCACGGCGGAGCTGGCGAACTGGATCCTGAGCCTCGGCCCGCACGTCGAGGTGCTCGCGCCGGCGACGTTGCGTGCGGAGGTCGGCGCCGCGCTCCGTCGCGGTGCGGCGCGCTACCGGGCCCGGCGCTGA
- a CDS encoding SelT/SelW/SelH family protein, translated as MADPSPPASASGDAGRRGHVEITYCTQCRWLLRAAWLAQELLTTFDAELAAVTLRPGRGGVFEVRLDGELVWSRADAGRFPEPKDVKQRVRDRIAPGRDLGHSER; from the coding sequence ATGGCCGACCCGTCGCCGCCCGCTTCCGCGTCCGGCGACGCCGGCCGGCGCGGCCACGTCGAGATCACCTACTGCACGCAGTGTCGCTGGCTGCTGCGCGCGGCCTGGCTGGCGCAGGAGCTGCTGACCACGTTCGACGCGGAGCTGGCCGCGGTGACGTTGCGCCCGGGCCGCGGCGGCGTCTTCGAGGTGCGCCTCGACGGCGAGCTCGTCTGGTCGCGGGCCGACGCGGGTCGCTTCCCCGAGCCGAAGGACGTGAAGCAGCGCGTCCGCGACCGCATCGCGCCCGGGCGCGACCTCGGCCACAGCGAGCGCTGA
- a CDS encoding 4-alpha-glucanotransferase produces MTRAAAGPAPAVADALRLLDVDTLLLAVPDRCFPSRPDEDTGVGTSGSHGAADFLARVRRLGFTGIQLGPQGETSDVNASPYDGTLFSRSRMGVAPGWLVAVGLLEPQVVDALVAQRPRAAPDRLAYAYARRAHGAALDLAWAALGARAAAGDARARAVHAEVDAFARTHASWLERDALYEALQAAHAGASWRAWPDAERDLWLDLPEAAAHRAVLRRTHAATVARWAFGQWAAAAQHAALRVRLAELGMRVWGDMQVGPSEHDAWAYRALFLSGYALGAPPSRTTPEGQPWGYPVLDPGRPEAVAAFVAARAERMFADYDGVRIDHPQGLVCPWVYRPDAGDVHAAVRAGARLRDAPDLPDHPSLARFAIARREQLTRDPAVPRWADDWVTELEPAQVERYAWLALELTAAAHRHGRGADALACEVLSTCPYPLRRVLERLGLGRFRVTQKARLDDPTDVYRAEHAAPADWVMVGTHDTPPIWRRAPQWTDVRERAAYLAWRLAPDPGAQAALAADLAAHPTRLVSAHFADLFASRAQHVLVFFADAFGLAEVYNTPGTTAAENWSLRLPSDWAARLRRRLGDDAALNLPASLALAVRARHPAATALAAALDVEAAAWRAGAF; encoded by the coding sequence ATGACCCGCGCCGCCGCCGGCCCCGCACCTGCCGTCGCAGACGCCTTGCGCCTCCTCGACGTCGATACACTGCTGCTCGCCGTCCCCGACCGCTGCTTCCCCAGCCGGCCCGACGAGGACACCGGGGTCGGCACGAGCGGCTCGCACGGTGCGGCCGACTTCCTCGCCCGGGTCCGCCGTCTCGGCTTCACCGGCATCCAGCTCGGCCCGCAGGGCGAGACCTCGGACGTGAACGCGTCGCCCTACGACGGCACGCTCTTCTCGCGCAGCCGCATGGGCGTCGCGCCGGGGTGGCTGGTCGCCGTGGGGTTGCTGGAGCCGCAGGTCGTGGACGCCCTCGTCGCACAGCGGCCGCGGGCGGCGCCGGATCGCCTCGCCTATGCCTACGCCCGGCGTGCGCACGGCGCCGCCCTCGACCTCGCCTGGGCCGCGCTCGGCGCGCGGGCCGCCGCCGGCGACGCGCGCGCACGGGCGGTGCACGCCGAGGTCGACGCCTTCGCCCGCACGCATGCGAGCTGGCTCGAGCGCGACGCGCTCTACGAAGCCCTCCAGGCGGCGCACGCCGGTGCCTCGTGGCGCGCCTGGCCCGACGCCGAGCGCGACCTCTGGCTCGACCTGCCGGAGGCGGCCGCGCACCGGGCCGTCCTGCGCCGCACCCACGCGGCGACCGTCGCCCGCTGGGCCTTCGGCCAATGGGCCGCGGCGGCGCAGCACGCGGCCCTGCGCGTCCGGCTCGCCGAGCTCGGGATGCGGGTGTGGGGCGACATGCAGGTCGGTCCGTCGGAGCACGACGCCTGGGCCTATCGCGCCCTGTTCCTCTCCGGCTACGCGCTCGGTGCGCCGCCGAGCCGCACGACCCCCGAGGGACAGCCGTGGGGCTATCCCGTCCTCGATCCGGGACGGCCCGAGGCCGTCGCCGCCTTCGTCGCGGCGCGTGCCGAGCGTATGTTCGCCGACTACGACGGCGTCCGCATCGACCATCCGCAGGGTCTCGTCTGCCCGTGGGTCTATCGCCCCGACGCCGGCGACGTGCACGCCGCCGTGCGCGCCGGCGCGCGGCTGCGCGACGCGCCCGATCTGCCCGACCATCCGTCGCTCGCGCGCTTCGCGATCGCTCGGCGCGAGCAGCTGACGCGGGATCCGGCGGTGCCGCGCTGGGCCGACGACTGGGTCACGGAGCTCGAGCCCGCGCAGGTCGAGCGCTACGCCTGGCTCGCCCTCGAGCTCACCGCAGCGGCGCACCGCCACGGCCGCGGTGCCGACGCGCTCGCCTGCGAGGTGCTGAGCACCTGTCCCTATCCGCTGCGGCGGGTGCTCGAGCGGCTCGGGCTCGGGCGCTTCCGTGTGACCCAGAAGGCGCGCCTCGACGATCCCACCGACGTGTATCGCGCCGAGCACGCCGCGCCCGCCGATTGGGTGATGGTCGGCACGCACGACACCCCGCCCATCTGGCGGCGCGCCCCGCAGTGGACCGACGTTCGCGAACGCGCCGCCTATCTCGCCTGGCGGCTGGCGCCCGATCCGGGCGCGCAGGCGGCGCTCGCGGCGGACCTCGCCGCGCATCCGACCCGGCTCGTGAGCGCGCACTTCGCCGACCTCTTCGCGAGCCGCGCGCAGCACGTGCTCGTCTTCTTCGCCGACGCGTTCGGGCTCGCCGAGGTCTACAACACGCCGGGGACCACGGCGGCGGAGAACTGGTCGCTGCGCCTGCCGTCGGACTGGGCGGCGCGCCTGCGCCGGCGGCTCGGCGACGACGCGGCCCTGAACCTTCCCGCCAGCCTCGCGCTGGCGGTGCGCGCGCGGCACCCGGCCGCGACCGCGCTCGCGGCCGCGCTCGACGTCGAGGCGGCGGCGTGGCGCGCGGGTGCATTCTGA
- a CDS encoding radical SAM protein: MGYLDYLQHGKKMFRKKGELPVYLVQFITDACNAKCKHCLLADGAHPGWEEPSMTYRKQELSLEELEKITASYGKGSLMFLLPTGGEPFLRKDIGEIVKIWHKNTGVRNVGIPSNGSTTARTVAIVKDLVESCPDLDLHIDISLDGVGELHDEIRVFPGLFKRSIETYKALRELEKHYKNFSVQVETTVSKHNEDVLIENYEWFRTHLDVDTVFTLLTRGSPKEPLAKFFDVEKYQAYADHMEREYKSGSLSGYDHFPFADFINAKRIVRHNLIAKIARENTYQIPCYAGNLGGALFANGDVYPCELLIDRKLGNVREADYDFKRIWFSPAADATRKFIRESKCFCTYECFLTVNILFNPLMMPAVLKEWSSLKMRKMWRALTGQKAEPRAELAGCGATNGHANGHANGAAKPAIPAPAATAAKPARDPQRAANA, from the coding sequence ATGGGTTACCTCGACTACCTGCAGCACGGGAAGAAGATGTTCCGCAAGAAGGGCGAGCTTCCCGTGTACCTGGTGCAGTTCATCACCGACGCCTGCAACGCGAAGTGCAAGCACTGCCTGCTGGCGGACGGCGCCCACCCGGGGTGGGAAGAGCCGTCGATGACGTACCGCAAGCAGGAGCTGTCGCTCGAGGAGCTCGAGAAGATCACCGCCAGCTACGGCAAGGGCAGCCTGATGTTCCTCTTGCCGACGGGGGGCGAGCCGTTCCTGCGCAAGGACATCGGCGAGATCGTCAAGATTTGGCACAAGAACACCGGGGTGCGGAACGTCGGCATCCCGTCGAACGGCTCGACCACGGCGCGCACGGTGGCGATCGTGAAGGACCTGGTGGAGAGCTGCCCGGACCTCGACCTGCACATCGACATCTCGCTCGACGGGGTGGGCGAGCTGCACGACGAGATCCGCGTCTTCCCGGGCCTCTTCAAGCGCTCGATCGAGACCTACAAGGCGCTGCGCGAGCTCGAGAAGCACTACAAGAACTTCTCGGTGCAGGTGGAGACGACGGTCTCCAAGCACAACGAGGACGTGCTGATCGAGAACTACGAGTGGTTCCGCACGCACCTCGACGTCGACACGGTCTTCACGCTGCTCACGCGCGGGTCGCCGAAGGAGCCGCTGGCGAAGTTCTTCGACGTCGAGAAGTACCAGGCGTACGCGGACCACATGGAGCGGGAGTACAAGTCGGGGTCACTGAGCGGCTACGACCACTTCCCGTTCGCGGACTTCATCAACGCGAAGCGGATCGTGCGGCACAATCTGATTGCGAAGATCGCGCGCGAGAACACGTACCAGATTCCGTGCTACGCCGGGAACCTCGGCGGGGCGCTGTTCGCGAACGGCGACGTGTATCCGTGCGAGCTGCTGATCGACCGCAAGCTCGGGAACGTGCGCGAGGCGGACTACGACTTCAAGCGGATCTGGTTCAGCCCCGCGGCGGACGCGACGCGGAAGTTCATCCGCGAGTCGAAGTGCTTCTGCACGTACGAGTGCTTCCTCACGGTGAACATCCTGTTCAACCCGCTGATGATGCCGGCGGTGCTGAAGGAGTGGTCGAGCCTCAAGATGCGCAAGATGTGGCGCGCGCTGACGGGGCAGAAGGCCGAGCCGCGCGCCGAGCTGGCGGGCTGCGGCGCCACCAACGGGCACGCCAACGGCCACGCCAACGGCGCCGCGAAGCCCGCGATCCCCGCCCCCGCCGCGACGGCCGCGAAGCCGGCCCGCGATCCGCAGCGGGCCGCCAACGCCTGA
- a CDS encoding sulfatase, whose translation MSLLVLLLFVAACASPPPPPPPPLIAIGTTPERLGAFADGRQQLSVALGIETRPVLDPAVATQSFRFAAVPHASVLALGLGVEPTGAPAAWRAEVVLTRADDTSTTLLDETLEATPQRWNDRRLELAAGELSDATITLRATPQGEPVPDGRRLVWAEPLLLPRVPAARPSVILVSLDTLRTDHVGPRPDGRPSLTPQLDALGAASTVFAHAYAPSTWTLPSHTALLWGRHATILDRARADLKRPLTEAVGPVASLAESFRDAGFVTAAFTGGGWMSPKMGLRPGVGFASGFDRFVAYPVPTAHPGQCVPARFDGDAVFHWATAWIREYAADPFFLFIHTYEPHDRCPFVAPGRLDFDDIATQPERVRALRTYYDTLVGRTDALVGRLRETLAASGLDDRTVLAITSDHGEAFFEHGVGGHGCTVAPWDELARVPLLVHRPGGAPARVDAPVALVQVAPTLRALAGVDGPPADGPPLPGLDIPGGTAPALVHTGCGEHLAVRAGPHKLMTTRSNTEPDRLYDLVADPGERDDLAPSRPDTARALRAAADAYWESGGPPADDEVPDVDPTLREQLRALGYAS comes from the coding sequence GTGTCGTTGCTCGTCCTGCTCCTGTTCGTCGCGGCGTGCGCGTCGCCGCCCCCGCCGCCCCCGCCGCCGCTGATCGCGATCGGCACGACGCCCGAGCGGCTCGGCGCCTTCGCGGATGGGCGGCAGCAGCTCAGCGTCGCCCTCGGCATCGAGACACGCCCCGTGCTCGACCCCGCCGTCGCGACGCAGAGCTTCCGCTTCGCCGCCGTGCCGCACGCGAGCGTGCTGGCGCTCGGCCTCGGCGTCGAGCCGACGGGCGCCCCGGCCGCGTGGCGGGCCGAGGTCGTGCTGACGCGGGCCGACGACACGAGCACGACGCTGCTCGACGAGACGCTCGAGGCCACGCCGCAGCGCTGGAACGACCGGCGCCTCGAGCTCGCGGCCGGCGAGCTCAGCGACGCCACGATCACGCTGCGGGCGACGCCGCAGGGCGAGCCCGTCCCGGACGGGCGGCGCCTGGTGTGGGCCGAGCCGCTGCTGCTGCCGCGCGTCCCCGCCGCCAGGCCGTCCGTGATCCTGGTCTCGCTCGACACCCTGCGCACGGATCACGTCGGGCCGCGCCCCGACGGGCGGCCGAGCCTCACGCCGCAGCTCGACGCGCTCGGCGCCGCGTCGACGGTGTTCGCGCACGCCTATGCGCCGTCGACGTGGACGCTCCCGTCGCACACGGCGCTCCTCTGGGGACGGCACGCGACGATCCTCGATCGCGCGCGGGCCGACTTGAAGCGGCCGCTCACCGAGGCGGTCGGCCCGGTCGCGTCGCTGGCGGAGTCCTTCCGCGACGCCGGCTTCGTCACCGCGGCCTTCACGGGCGGCGGCTGGATGTCGCCGAAGATGGGCCTGCGTCCCGGGGTCGGCTTCGCCAGCGGCTTCGATCGCTTCGTCGCGTATCCGGTTCCGACCGCCCATCCCGGCCAGTGCGTCCCGGCCCGCTTCGACGGCGACGCGGTGTTCCACTGGGCGACCGCCTGGATCCGCGAGTACGCCGCCGATCCGTTCTTCCTCTTCATCCACACCTACGAGCCGCACGACCGCTGCCCCTTCGTCGCTCCCGGCCGTCTCGACTTCGACGACATCGCGACGCAGCCGGAGCGCGTGCGCGCGCTGCGCACCTACTACGACACGCTCGTCGGCCGCACCGATGCGCTGGTGGGACGGCTGCGCGAAACGCTCGCCGCCTCCGGCCTCGACGACCGTACGGTGCTCGCGATCACCTCGGACCACGGCGAGGCCTTCTTCGAACACGGCGTCGGGGGACACGGCTGCACGGTGGCGCCCTGGGACGAGCTCGCCCGCGTGCCGCTCCTCGTCCACCGGCCGGGCGGCGCGCCGGCACGCGTCGATGCGCCGGTCGCGCTCGTGCAGGTGGCGCCCACGCTGCGGGCCCTCGCCGGCGTCGACGGCCCGCCCGCCGACGGTCCGCCCCTGCCGGGCCTGGACATTCCCGGCGGCACCGCGCCGGCGCTCGTGCACACCGGCTGCGGCGAGCACCTGGCCGTCCGCGCCGGTCCCCACAAGCTCATGACCACCCGCAGCAACACCGAGCCCGACCGCCTCTACGACCTCGTCGCCGACCCGGGGGAACGCGACGACCTCGCCCCGAGCCGGCCCGATACGGCGCGGGCGCTGCGCGCGGCCGCCGACGCCTACTGGGAGAGCGGCGGCCCGCCGGCCGACGACGAGGTCCCGGACGTCGACCCGACCCTGCGCGAGCAGCTGCGCGCCCTGGGCTACGCCTCGTAG